One Miscanthus floridulus cultivar M001 chromosome 11, ASM1932011v1, whole genome shotgun sequence DNA window includes the following coding sequences:
- the LOC136492673 gene encoding probable plastid-lipid-associated protein 13, chloroplastic isoform X1 → MAQTFQGGAAASYAREMERLSAKESLLLAFKDAGGFEALVSGKTTEMQRIDVNERIVGLERLNPTPRPTTSPFLEGRWNFEWFGDSSPGAFAARVLFERSPTAVAHFTGLDVSIKDGYSKLSSNLKFLNTIQSKFLLTTQLSVEGPIRMKEEYIEGLIEIPRINEESLPEQLKGLLGQTAGALQQLPSPIRDAVSEGLKVPLGGAFQRLFMISYLDEEILIIRDAAGAPDVLTRLEGPQPNPGDGTADAVISEYES, encoded by the exons ATGGCCCAGACTTTCCAGGGGGGCGCCGCCGCCAGCTACGCCCGCGAGATGGAGCGCCTCTCCGCCAAGGAGTCCCTGCTCCTCGCC TTTAAAGATGCTGGGGGTTTTGAGGCCTTGGTCAGCGGGAAGACTACTGAGATGCAGAGGATCGATGTCAATGAGCGAATTGTTGGACTTGAACGCCTGAATCCGACACCACGCCCCACAAC GTCGCCGTTTCTGGAAGGTCGATGGAACTTTGAATGGTTTGGTGATAGCAGTCCTGGAGCATTTGCGGCCCGTGTTTTGTTTGA GAGGTCACCTACAGCTGTTGCACACTTTACGGGACTTGATGTGTCGATCAAGGATGGATACTCCAAGCTCTCATCTAACCTCAAGTTTCTAAATACG ATACAAAGCAAGTTCCTACTGACAACTCAATTGTCCGTTGAGGGCCCCATCAGAATGAAAGAGGAATACATTGAGGGCCTTATAGAGATTCCCAGAATCAATGAAGAATCATTGCCTGAACAGTTAAAGGGCTTGCTTGGCCAAACTGCAGGAGCTCTACAACAACTTCCTAGCCCTATAAGGGATGCTGTTTCAGAGGGGCTTAAAGTGCCACTTG GTGGAGCATTTCAACGCTTATTCATGATCTCTTACTTGGATGAAGAAATATTG ATTATCAGAGATGCTGCTGGAGCACCTGATGTCTTAACCAGACTTGAGGGGCCACAACCGAATCCAGGTGATGGCACAGCAGATGCAGTGATATCAGAATATGAAAGCTAA
- the LOC136494664 gene encoding dirigent protein 2-like, which translates to MAAARCPSLVLMLLLSCCAAASAAAADEKLTHLHFYFHEVDAGATNATIVSVVSLNKSAPAFGDVSVFDNELREGPDPASRLIGRAQGFGVNASLDGSSIFTAIDFVFSGDYGEYSGSTLTTQGQLDPTGGPSERSIVGGTGKLRFARGYMKSRLQSSTNTTSVFVFDMYFTLAH; encoded by the exons ATGGCCGCTGCTCGGTGCCCTTCCCTTGTTCTCATGCTGCTACTgtcctgctgcgccgccgcgtccgccgccgccgcggatgAGAAGCTGACCCACCTCCACTTCTACTTCCACGAGGTCGATGCCGGCGCGACCAACGCCACCATCGTCAGCGTCGTAAGCCTCAACAA GAGCGCGCCGGCGTTCGGTGACGTGTCAGTCTTCGACAACGAGCTGCGTGAAGGCCCGGACCCGGCGTCGCGGCTCATCGGCAGGGCGCAAGGCTTTGGGGTGAACGCGTCGTTGGACGGCTCCAGCATATTCACGGCCATCGACTTTGTCTTCTCCGGCGACTACGGGGAGTACAGCGGCAGCACGCTGACGACGCAGGGCCAGCTCGACCCGACGGGGGGACCCTCGGAGCGCAGCATCGTGGGCGGCACCGGCAAGCTCCGGTTCGCGCGAGGGTACATGAAGAGCAGGCTGCAGAGCTCCACCAACACCACCAGCGTCTTCGTCTTCGACATGTACTTCACCCTGGCCCACTGA
- the LOC136494772 gene encoding VQ motif-containing protein 17-like codes for MKHAEKLPSRGASSSPPPAHRLSHAIAKPAPQKIRIIHVLAPHIIKTEARHFRELVQRLTGMPPKKGSCASSASTGGDASLSPSPPTSVSSFDTAGDESLGAGAGAAAGIDMKVKEQEAEASSPSGGEGGGFLRALELDGYDDGFHQCLEDFLFSSCDMDAVADFNF; via the coding sequence ATGAAGCACGCCGAGAAGCTCCCGTCCCGCGGCGCATCGTCATCGCCGCCGCCTGCGCACCGGCTCTCCCACGCCATCGCGAAGCCGGCGCCGCAGAAGATCAGGATCATCCACGTCCTGGCGCCGCACATCATCAAGACGGAGGCCCGGCACTTCCGCGAGCTCGTCCAGAGGCTCACCGGGATGCCACCCAAGAAGGGCTCCTGCGCGTCGTCGGCGTCCACCGGCGGCGACGCGTCGctatcgccgtcgccgccgactTCGGTCTCGTCGTTCGACACGGCGGGCGACGAGAGcctcggcgccggcgccggcgccgcggcggGGATCGACATGAAGGTGAAGGAGCAGGAGGCCGAGGCGTCGTCTCCGTCGGGTGGAGAAGGGGGAGGGTTCCTTCGCGCTCTCGAGTTGGACGGCTACGACGACGGCTTCCACCAGTGCCTCGAGGATTTCCTCTTCAGCTCCTGCGACATGGACGCCGTGGCCGATTTTAATTTCTGA
- the LOC136492673 gene encoding probable plastid-lipid-associated protein 13, chloroplastic isoform X2, producing the protein MAQTFQGGAAASYAREMERLSAKESLLLAFKDAGGFEALVSGKTTEMQRIDVNERIVGLERLNPTPRPTTSPFLEGRWNFEWFGDSSPGAFAARVLFERSPTAVAHFTGLDVSIKDGYSKLSSNLKFLNTIQSKFLLTTQLSVEGPIRMKEEYIEGLIEIPRINEESLPEQLKGLLGQTAGALQQLPSPIRDAVSEGLKVPLGVPNSFALIYGYLSSQHNHKTNDTVFSYCTF; encoded by the exons ATGGCCCAGACTTTCCAGGGGGGCGCCGCCGCCAGCTACGCCCGCGAGATGGAGCGCCTCTCCGCCAAGGAGTCCCTGCTCCTCGCC TTTAAAGATGCTGGGGGTTTTGAGGCCTTGGTCAGCGGGAAGACTACTGAGATGCAGAGGATCGATGTCAATGAGCGAATTGTTGGACTTGAACGCCTGAATCCGACACCACGCCCCACAAC GTCGCCGTTTCTGGAAGGTCGATGGAACTTTGAATGGTTTGGTGATAGCAGTCCTGGAGCATTTGCGGCCCGTGTTTTGTTTGA GAGGTCACCTACAGCTGTTGCACACTTTACGGGACTTGATGTGTCGATCAAGGATGGATACTCCAAGCTCTCATCTAACCTCAAGTTTCTAAATACG ATACAAAGCAAGTTCCTACTGACAACTCAATTGTCCGTTGAGGGCCCCATCAGAATGAAAGAGGAATACATTGAGGGCCTTATAGAGATTCCCAGAATCAATGAAGAATCATTGCCTGAACAGTTAAAGGGCTTGCTTGGCCAAACTGCAGGAGCTCTACAACAACTTCCTAGCCCTATAAGGGATGCTGTTTCAGAGGGGCTTAAAGTGCCACTTG GGGTACCAAATTCATTTGCACTGATATATGGTTATCTCAGCAGTCAGCACAATCACAAGACAAATGACACAGTGTTTAGTTATTGTACTTTCTAA